From one Nocardioides sp. Kera G14 genomic stretch:
- a CDS encoding PucR family transcriptional regulator yields MNQRPRASLGRVLDDLGDTLLELLCGDPEHPGEIGGVVIDDPVDEPAFPPQAIALGVGVTADGLADFVARMAGHGVAGVVVRSMEVADVVRRQADASGLAVLGLRRGATWAQLTALLRSVLAYDDLGTGDDESLGGLPSGDLFAVANAVAALLDAPITIEDRNSRVLAFSGRQEEADPSRVETVIGRQVPERYARLLTELGVFRELYRQHRPVVIDPRSMDTDAITRQRVAIAVRAGDEVLGSIWAVMDGELTPERTAALTEAAQLVALHLLRVRAGADVRRRLRTDLVSTALERGAGASDALVRLGLSGRAVIVLAASLPPDDERVTERAAELDRLADAMAVHLTATVPGAAVAPIGGVVYALVPVPSGAGDPEERALRLSEDFRERVGANLPAVVAVGSVGPTSAQVGDIVHSRAVADRVLRVLREGHLSARVARLADVQTQSLLLELRDLATSRGEKLTGPVAALIEYDERSAGGLVESLEAWLDAQGDVAKAAGALFIHQNTLRYRLRRITAITGLDLTDPEQRFAAMLQLRVLAPR; encoded by the coding sequence GTGAACCAGCGACCTCGGGCGAGCCTCGGCCGGGTGCTCGACGACCTGGGCGACACGCTCCTCGAGCTGCTCTGCGGTGACCCGGAGCATCCGGGCGAGATCGGCGGGGTCGTCATCGACGACCCGGTCGACGAGCCTGCCTTCCCACCCCAGGCCATTGCGCTGGGCGTGGGCGTCACGGCCGACGGACTTGCCGACTTCGTCGCGCGGATGGCCGGTCACGGCGTCGCGGGCGTGGTCGTCCGCTCGATGGAGGTCGCCGACGTCGTACGCCGTCAGGCCGACGCGTCAGGTCTGGCGGTGCTCGGCCTGCGGCGTGGTGCGACGTGGGCACAGCTCACCGCGCTGCTCCGCTCGGTGCTCGCGTACGACGACCTCGGGACCGGCGATGACGAGTCGCTCGGCGGGCTGCCGTCGGGCGACCTCTTCGCCGTCGCGAACGCGGTCGCGGCCCTGCTCGACGCCCCCATCACGATCGAGGACCGCAACTCGCGGGTCCTCGCCTTCTCCGGCCGGCAGGAGGAGGCCGACCCGTCGCGCGTCGAGACCGTCATCGGTCGCCAGGTGCCCGAGCGCTACGCCCGTCTCCTCACCGAGCTCGGCGTCTTCCGCGAGCTGTATCGGCAGCACCGGCCGGTGGTCATCGACCCGAGGTCAATGGACACCGACGCGATCACCCGGCAGCGGGTCGCGATCGCCGTGCGAGCCGGCGACGAGGTGCTGGGCTCCATCTGGGCCGTGATGGACGGCGAGCTCACGCCCGAGCGCACCGCCGCCCTGACCGAGGCGGCACAGCTGGTCGCGCTGCACCTGTTACGCGTGCGGGCCGGTGCCGACGTACGGCGGCGACTGCGGACCGACCTCGTCTCCACGGCGCTGGAGCGAGGAGCGGGCGCGAGCGATGCGCTGGTCCGCCTGGGCCTGAGCGGCAGGGCCGTCATCGTGCTCGCAGCCTCGCTGCCACCCGACGACGAGCGCGTGACCGAACGAGCGGCCGAGCTCGACCGCCTCGCCGACGCGATGGCTGTCCACCTCACGGCGACCGTCCCCGGGGCGGCCGTCGCTCCCATCGGCGGCGTGGTCTACGCCCTCGTCCCGGTCCCCTCCGGGGCCGGTGATCCGGAGGAGCGGGCACTGCGGCTCAGCGAGGACTTCCGCGAGCGCGTCGGCGCCAATCTCCCCGCCGTCGTCGCCGTCGGCTCGGTCGGTCCCACCTCGGCGCAGGTCGGCGACATCGTCCACTCCCGTGCGGTGGCTGACCGGGTCCTGCGGGTGCTGCGCGAGGGTCACCTCTCTGCCCGGGTTGCTCGCCTGGCCGATGTCCAGACCCAGTCGCTCCTGCTCGAGCTCCGCGACCTCGCGACCTCCCGCGGCGAAAAGCTGACCGGTCCGGTCGCTGCGCTGATCGAGTACGACGAGCGCAGCGCCGGTGGCCTCGTGGAGAGTCTCGAGGCCTGGCTCGACGCCCAGGGAGATGTCGCGAAGGCGGCCGGCGCCCTCTTCATCCACCAGAACACCCTGCGTTACCGGCTTCGTCGGATTACGGCAATCACCGGCCTGGACCTCACCGACCCGGAGCAGCGCTTCGCCGCCATGCTCCAGTTGCGCGTGCTCGCACCGCGCTGA
- a CDS encoding aldo/keto reductase, whose amino-acid sequence MTRIGSSDLEVSGLNLGGNVFGWTADRQASFAILDAYREGGGNFIDTADSYSAWVPGHAGGESETMIGEWLAGDPARRDEVVIATKVSRRPARQGLRPDNVRAAVDDSLARLRTDRIDLYYAHFDDTEVPIAEVAGVFSELVDAGKIRHSAISNLAPERIDGWMAVVEADGLHAPVALQPHYNLIERDFETNGLCDAAERHGLGVLPYYALASGFLTGKYRPGATPADSPRAGGMAKYLDNPDAVAALEALSEIAAARGESVTTVALAWLRQQPTVVAPIASASRPEQLPDLLASMTLELSASELAALA is encoded by the coding sequence ATGACCCGCATCGGCAGCAGTGACCTCGAGGTCTCCGGCCTCAACCTCGGCGGCAACGTCTTCGGCTGGACCGCCGACCGCCAGGCGAGCTTCGCGATCCTCGACGCCTATCGAGAAGGAGGCGGCAACTTCATCGACACCGCGGACTCCTACTCCGCCTGGGTTCCGGGCCACGCCGGCGGTGAGTCCGAGACGATGATCGGTGAGTGGCTCGCGGGCGACCCTGCCCGCCGCGACGAGGTCGTCATCGCCACCAAGGTCAGCCGCCGCCCCGCCCGCCAGGGCCTGCGCCCGGACAACGTCCGCGCCGCCGTCGACGACTCGCTCGCGCGCCTGCGCACCGACCGCATCGACCTCTACTACGCCCACTTCGACGACACCGAGGTCCCGATCGCCGAGGTCGCCGGCGTCTTCAGCGAGCTCGTCGACGCGGGCAAGATCCGTCACTCCGCCATCTCGAACCTGGCGCCCGAGCGGATCGACGGCTGGATGGCCGTCGTCGAGGCCGACGGCCTGCATGCGCCAGTCGCGCTGCAGCCGCACTACAACCTGATCGAGCGCGACTTCGAGACCAACGGCCTGTGCGACGCCGCCGAGCGTCACGGCCTCGGCGTCCTGCCCTACTACGCCCTCGCGTCCGGATTCCTCACCGGCAAGTACCGCCCCGGCGCCACCCCCGCCGACTCCCCGCGCGCCGGCGGCATGGCGAAGTACCTCGACAACCCCGACGCCGTCGCCGCGCTCGAGGCCCTCAGCGAGATCGCCGCCGCCCGTGGCGAGTCCGTCACAACGGTCGCCCTGGCCTGGCTGCGCCAGCAGCCGACCGTCGTCGCCCCGATCGCCAGCGCGAGCCGCCCCGAGCAGCTCCCCGACCTGCTGGCGAGCATGACCCTCGAGCTCAGCGCCTCCGAGCTCGCTGCGCTCGCGTGA
- a CDS encoding DUF2231 domain-containing protein gives MFDTIDGLPVHPLVVHAVVVLLPLAVLGTVAVVLKPSWRLRYGWLLVACTAVATALVPVATSSGEAFEKHVGDPGRHAELGDQLIWFAVPLLVLVVALVLVSRSRSLSKVVTTGVAMLALIAAVGTAVQVYRVGESGARAAWAGAVQS, from the coding sequence ATGTTCGACACCATCGATGGTCTGCCCGTGCACCCGCTCGTCGTGCACGCGGTCGTCGTGCTGCTCCCCCTCGCCGTGCTGGGCACGGTCGCGGTGGTGCTCAAGCCGTCGTGGCGACTCCGCTACGGCTGGCTCCTGGTCGCGTGTACGGCGGTCGCGACCGCCCTTGTCCCCGTGGCGACCTCCAGCGGCGAGGCCTTCGAGAAGCACGTCGGCGACCCCGGCCGCCACGCGGAGCTCGGCGACCAGCTGATCTGGTTCGCCGTTCCGCTACTGGTGCTCGTCGTGGCGCTGGTGCTGGTCTCGCGCAGCCGGTCGCTGTCGAAGGTGGTGACGACCGGCGTCGCCATGCTCGCGCTCATCGCCGCCGTCGGCACGGCGGTGCAGGTCTACCGCGTCGGTGAGTCCGGCGCGCGGGCCGCCTGGGCCGGCGCGGTCCAGAGCTGA
- the mqo gene encoding malate dehydrogenase (quinone) has protein sequence MPSSSPKDIVLVGGGIMSATLGTLLQQLEPTWNIRILERLDVLAEESSGPWNNAGTGHSALCELNYTPERADGTIDISKAVVVNEQFQLTRQLWAFLVENGDIPEPASFIRTTPHMSFVWGADNVDYLRRRYEALKDHPLFAGMEFSEDYDVIKRWAPLLVEGRDRSDVIAATFHPAGTDVDFGTLTNTLVQNLVAKGATLEFGADVRLVHRTMDGTWHVMGKNHHTKQKFHYTADFVFVGAGGRALPLLQKSRIREIKGFGGFPVSGQFIRSSKPELVSRHLAKAYGKAPVGAPPFSVPHLDARVIGGTGHLLFGPYAGWTPKFLKKGSWLDLFRSIKGDNLPSYLKVAVHNVPLTIYLIKTIFQSGSSKFGDLREFFPDAKPADWEKVIAGQRVQVIRPDGTLQFGTEIIVGDQGTIAGLLGASPGASTATPIMLDILARCFPDQAQTWAPKLAEIVPTYGTKLGDDAELAAATLERTAKTLQIS, from the coding sequence ATGCCCTCTTCCTCTCCGAAGGACATCGTGCTGGTCGGCGGCGGCATCATGAGCGCCACACTCGGCACCCTGCTGCAGCAGCTCGAGCCGACGTGGAACATCCGCATCCTCGAGCGCCTCGACGTCCTCGCCGAGGAGTCGTCGGGCCCGTGGAACAACGCCGGAACCGGGCACTCCGCGCTCTGCGAGCTCAACTACACCCCGGAGCGGGCGGACGGCACGATCGACATCTCCAAGGCGGTCGTGGTCAACGAGCAGTTCCAGCTCACCCGGCAACTGTGGGCCTTCCTCGTCGAGAACGGCGACATCCCGGAGCCGGCGTCGTTCATCCGCACGACTCCGCACATGTCCTTCGTCTGGGGCGCCGACAACGTCGACTACCTGCGCCGCCGCTACGAGGCGCTCAAGGACCACCCGCTCTTCGCCGGCATGGAGTTCAGCGAGGACTACGACGTCATCAAGCGCTGGGCCCCGCTGCTGGTCGAGGGCCGCGACCGGAGCGACGTCATTGCGGCGACCTTCCACCCGGCCGGCACGGACGTCGACTTCGGCACGCTGACCAACACGCTGGTCCAGAACCTGGTCGCCAAGGGCGCCACGCTCGAGTTCGGTGCCGACGTCCGACTCGTCCACCGCACGATGGACGGCACCTGGCACGTGATGGGCAAGAACCACCACACCAAGCAGAAGTTCCACTACACGGCCGACTTCGTCTTCGTCGGCGCCGGCGGCCGCGCGCTGCCCCTGCTGCAGAAGTCCCGCATCCGCGAGATCAAGGGCTTCGGCGGCTTCCCGGTCTCCGGTCAGTTCATCCGGAGCTCGAAGCCCGAGCTCGTCTCGCGGCACCTTGCGAAGGCCTACGGCAAGGCACCCGTCGGCGCGCCGCCGTTCTCGGTGCCGCACCTCGACGCCCGCGTGATCGGCGGCACCGGCCACCTGCTCTTCGGCCCGTACGCCGGCTGGACGCCCAAGTTCCTCAAGAAGGGCTCGTGGCTCGACCTCTTCCGGTCGATCAAGGGGGACAACCTGCCGTCCTACCTCAAGGTCGCCGTGCACAACGTGCCGCTGACGATCTACCTGATCAAGACGATCTTCCAGAGCGGCTCCAGCAAGTTCGGCGATCTCCGCGAGTTCTTCCCCGACGCCAAGCCGGCCGACTGGGAGAAGGTGATCGCCGGCCAGCGCGTGCAGGTGATCCGCCCCGACGGCACCCTGCAGTTCGGCACCGAGATCATCGTCGGCGACCAGGGCACGATCGCCGGTCTCCTCGGCGCCTCGCCCGGTGCCTCCACGGCCACGCCGATCATGCTCGACATCCTCGCGCGGTGCTTCCCGGATCAGGCCCAGACCTGGGCGCCGAAGCTGGCCGAGATCGTGCCGACGTACGGCACGAAGCTGGGCGACGACGCGGAGCTCGCCGCCGCCACGCTCGAGCGCACCGCGAAGACCCTGCAGATCTCCTGA